The Nicotiana sylvestris chromosome 6, ASM39365v2, whole genome shotgun sequence genomic sequence CTTCTTAAGCTAGGACTATACATGACAATCCAGTACTTTAATGCTATTATATAAGAAACCAGTAAAAGACTCTAGCATACTAAGGGTAGCAGTTTATCTTCTGCAGAGCTTCTTTCCAGTTTTGTATTGAGACCCCCTTCAGGTGTATGTGGATAGCTATTTCTTTGCAGATGTTGTTGATTATCAGTTTACTTACTTGGAATCTCAGCTTATTTCTTTCTCTCCATATAGCATTCACCAGCATGCCAAATACACATGTAACTATTGCACATTGTCCATTTCTCCTTTTAGCATTCTTGCTTACCCATTCGACTTCACTCTGCCAGTCACAAATAGGTCTATCATATCCCAACCATCTTAGCAGCCTCAGCCATAGTTACTTTGTCAGCGAACATTCAAAGAAAAGATGGTCAAAAGTCTCAACAGCTTGCTCGCAAAAAATACACTGCTGTGGAGTTTGTATACAAAACTTCAGTAGCCTCTCCACTGTTGCCAATCTATTATGTAATGCAAGCCACAGTATAAATTTGAATCTTGGATGCATGTGTGGCTACAAGATAATGCTCTTCCACTGGACCTTTTGATGTTGAGGGAATTGAAGCCTGTACAATTTTTTAATGCTGAATAATTTACCCCTATGTAGCTGGTGCAATCTGCTTTCCAAATCCCGTTGAATTCCTTAAAGCTCATTTACCATCCTTCTtgcctcaatttttttttctaatttcccAGGCTGCATTCCTAGGTATAGTCATATCTTCAATCGTATAGTTCTTTATGTGGTAAATGTGCATCCATTTTATCCATAGACTATCCTTCTTCTTAGCCACTGCCCATAAATGCTTTGCAATAGCAGCTTTATTTCAGTATAGCATGTTCATTACATTAAGCCCCCCTGTACTCTGTGGCAAACATATTGTTTCCCAAGAAATCAAAGCTCTCCTTGACACAGTAGCTGAACCAGTCCACAAAAATGATCTGCAGATTGCCTCAATCATCTTCATCACTTTCTTTTGTAATAAAAATATTTGTGTCCAATACGATTGCACACCAAATAAAATTGATCTTATCAATTGAAGTCACCCTGCATATGATAATAATCTCGATGTCCAGCAATTTATCTTCTGAGTTACCTTCTCTACTAGTGGCCAGCACTGAGCAATGGATAGCTTTTTGGAATCCAATGGTACCCCAAGGTACTTGAAAGGTAGGCTGCCTTCAGGGAGCCCCAGCTCTTGTAAAATTTCCTCTTTTTTCCAAATTGAAACTCCAGCTATAAAGACAAAACTCTTGTCAGCATTTGCTTGAAGACCTGATACCATAGAGAATTTGTGAAAAGCCTATTTTAATAGCCTAACAGATTGTATATCAGCCTTGCAAAATATTAGCAAGTCATCCGCAAAACAGACATGTACCACACCCAATTTCTTGCACCTATGATGGAATTTGAAGTCTTTCATCTTTGTCAATTGCATGAATTCCGTTTGCAAATACTCCATGGCCAGGACAAAGAGATAGGGAGACATTGTGTCTCCTTGCCTTATGCCCCTCTTGCCTTTGAAAGGTGTTGTCAGTCCACAATTTATGTTTGGAGAATATGTAACTGATGAAATGCATTCCATTACCTATCTTGTGAATTTGTAAGGAAACCCTATGTCAGTAAGCAATCTTTCTAAAAAACACCATTCTACTGTGTCGTAAGCTTTCCTCAAATCCACTTTAAGAACACATCTTAGGGAGATACCCTTTCTATTATATCCTTTGAACAATTCATGTGTGAACAAAATGTTGTCTGTAATACTTCTACCTTCTATAAATGCTAACTGTGATCTCCCAATTAGACCTCCATTGACTAGTTTTAGTCTTGCTGTGAGGACCTTTGTGATGATCTTATACAGTGTTGTACATCATGCTATGGGCCTATAGTCTTTAACTCGACTAGGATTTTGCACTTTAGGAATCAGTGTTATAGCAGTACTGCTCACTCCTTTATGCAGCCTCCCAGTCACAAAAAAACCTTCATAGCCTCATATATGTCATCACTTACTATTGGCCAATGTCTTGTAAAAAATTCAATTGGAAACCCATCCACTCATGGTGCCTTATCATGGGGCATATCTTTTATTGCCTGAAGTATTTCATCTCTTGTAACTACTTTGATTAGATCCTCCTTCTGCTGCATATTAAGACAAGGTCCTTGACGTATGGCCTCAGAATTTGGACATTCACATGTAGTGTTATTCTCCCCCAGTAGCTTCCTAAAGAACTTGACAAACTCTTCCTCCACCAGTATAGGATCAGATACATTGTCTCCCAAGTCAGTGTAGATAGAGTTTATAGTATTTGTGTTTGTCCTCAGCTTCAACTGTGCATggaaatacttagaatttgagTCTCCACAAGATATCCAAAGTGCTCTAGATTTCTGATGTATAATCTGTTCCTCTATGCTGCTACATTTCTCTACTTCCATCAAAGCCATTTTTTCTTGATCAATCAACCTTTGACCCATATGTTTGTGCTTTAGTTCACTCAGAATGGCTTCAAGTTTCTACCTGGCCTTATTGAGTTGAAGCTTATAGGAAGCCATATAAGTGTTCAATTCCTTCAGTTCAGTTTTTAAATCTTTAAGCTTATTCCATACCCTGTGGATGTTGCCTCcatttacctcttgattccataCCTTTTCCACTATGCCTGCAAAGTCAGCATGATCCATCACAGATCTATACAATTTAAAAGGTTTTGGATGCAGGTTCCTTTTTTGATCTACAGCCTTGCATTGTAGTAGAATAGGGGAGTGGTATGACACCTCAGGATTTAGAAAATCTGCTTCAATATGACTGTACTTCTGCATCCACTCAACATTCCCCAGTGCCCAGTCAATTCTACTATAAACCCTCTTTTCCAGTTGTTGTTTGTTGCACCAAGTATAGAACCATCCCAAACTCTTCAATTGTGTGAGTTGCAGGGTAATAATTGCATCCTGGAACCCCTTGATCTCACTTTGTGTAATTGGAGCCCCTATCCTATCATCAGTGTGGAGGACATTATTAAAGTCTCCACTAAGTAGCCAACTCTTCTTAATAGTTGCTCATAAATTCACAAGTTTATCCCATAGTTGTTGCCTTTTGTTTACCTCATTACTTGCATACACCACAGTTATCAAAGTCTTGAAAGTGGAACTTCTTTCTTGGACTTCACAATGTATAAACTGTTCATCAAGCAACAGTATCTGCACCTCAACATTTTATTTCCACAATAGCCAAATCCTTCTATTTGGATGTTCCTTGTAGTTACAGCAAAATCTCCAATCACTACATACTTTATTCATTATCCTGTTAGCCTTCATTTCCTTTACTCTTG encodes the following:
- the LOC138870658 gene encoding uncharacterized protein, coding for MECISSVTYSPNINCGLTTPFKGKRGIRQGDTMSPYLFVLAMEYLQTEFMQLTKMKDFKFHHRCKKLGLQANADKSFVFIAGVSIWKKEEILQELGLPEGSLPFKYLGVPLDSKKLSIAQCWPLVEKSEVEWVSKNAKRRNGQCAIVTCVFGMLVNAIWRERNKLRFQMARTRASSSANQQLDPPAATPTRGKG
- the LOC138870659 gene encoding uncharacterized protein — protein: MILCTWNIRGLNKAHKQKELKIFLRKHKVEFIGCLETRVKEMKANRIMNKILLLDEQFIHCEVQERSSTFKTLITVVYASNESWLLSGDFNNVLHTDDRIGAPITQSEIKGFQDAIITLQLTQLKSLGWFYTWCNKQQLEKRVYSRIDWALGNVEWMQKYSHIEADFLNPEVSYHSPILLQCKAVDQKRNLHPKPFKLYRSVMDHADFAGIVEKVWNQEVNGGNIHRVWNKLKDLKTELKELNTYMASYKLQLNKARLIDQEKMALMEVEKCSSIEEQIIHQKSRALWISCGDSNSKYFHAQLKLRTNTNTINSIYTDLGDNVSDPILVEEEFVKFFRKLLGENNTTCECPNSEAIRQGPCLNMQQKEDLIKVVTRDEILQAIKDMPHDKAP